GACATTAACTTACgatgatcttagcgctaagagagcttcgaaaatctaggaccTAGTCGGGCCACCCGGTCACCACCTGTTCTCGAATGTGATAGAAGAATTGAACAATAATTTACTTAAGCAGGTGCGGTTCGTGTGTGTTGTTGGAGCTGGagtttaagccgcttttagagagtattgttttatgccgtttttaaATATTATCACGACGGTTACATTGAAATTGacgttcacacattgtactcgaaACTTGCAAAGTTAACATGATACTTTCTACCAAAATATTAACACATTGCCCCAACAGACCAACGTGATTGTCCCCTTATCTTGACTTGCCTCATTAAAGGGCAAGAATTACTATCCACCCATGGGCTTAGCATTCGGTACAGCCTTGGAACAAGCTATCGTTATGGTATAAACAACATCGTGTCGCAACCCATCTCGCTATAACGCGAGTAAACGCATGACGCCCGAAAAACAGTAATCCGACGATTGAACTGTTATCCTTGTTCAAAGCATATTGTGTTAGTAAATGTGACTGTCCAAACGTTGTACACAGGTTTattgtcatgtatattttgtcGTATGTAATTTATGGGACGTCAGGATATTCTGATGACACATTCCCCTGACATCGCCAGTGTCGTTGATGTCATGCGACATATGCCATACACCGCCGACTTTGTCCAAGACAACAATACGCCCGTTCAGTGTGAAGCGACACGAGCAAAGGTCGAGATATTTATAAGTGGTTCACAATGTGTACTACACATACATTCAGTGACGGAAAGGGGGCGGTGACACAACGTCACCGCAGTAGAGGATCGTGGAGGCGATCTGTCCGTCCTAGAACTATCTAAGGCATTGGTTATTTCACATGGCCGTGAAACTGACAGTCGGAGTTCTTAACATAACAACCGATCTGCTCATAgggagtgagtatagttttacgccgcctataacactattcaagcaatatcagcgGAGAGGATACAGAagtggacttcatacattgcaggtatgtgggaaatcgaactggTATCAGGCGTGACGAGGGAACACGCTACCTACTACACTACTATCTCCTTAAAACCTTAACCTAATCATCGAGCCTGATCTTTCAATCGATTCATTCGTCTTGTACAGGTTGCTGTGGATCTTAATTCTTACCCGTAATACTGACTGGTGAAATATCTGGGGGGCGAGGCaggtttgttttacgccgttgtTAGCAGTGTTCCGgcagtatcacagcagggacaTCAAATATGCGGATTGAAACCTGGATGTTCGGtgtaacgagcgaacactttaaccacaaggctacctcaccaaCTCCATGTGGGGAAGATGTTTCCTTAGCGCGCGAGTGTCGCCTCGGATCATTTTGTTGGAACCTATTGTACAATAACCGCAGCAGCTATCGGGGATCGTGTCACCAGACATCTAATCGTCACCTTCTGAGTTCAGAAACAtgattaatgaataaatatggATGCGAAGATGTATAAGTGTACCACTACGCTAGACTGCCAGATACAGTTGACGGGACTGTCAGGAGAATTGATACGCCACCGCGTGGGGGCAGTAGTCATGGCGACAAGCTGATCGGTTGATGCTTCGATGTGGAAAGGTTCATACGAGATAGATACTGATATGAGGTCCTGGCGACATACCTGACACCTGACCGAGGCACATGTTTGCGGTTGTTGGATGAGATAACAAGTTGTCGTCTGCTCGCATGTGTACTAGGAGCATCGAAATGCAGACGTGACGCTCGTAGACGCTGTTCAATACTGTAGATATGGTATGTGGATCCTGTTCATTCAAAGACTTGTTGATTGATCAGTTTGTCATGGTTAGAAGTTGAGTTCCAGAGTTTGGTTGTTTGGTGGAGACATTTGAGGGAGAACGCAATTATACCGTCCAAGTTTGCAGAAGCCTGCACGACATATTGAAGTACCTCAAGTATTTGAAAGTAATTACTGTTCACTCAGTCAAGTGTTTAGTCTTTGCTGCGCGAAGTTTAAACACCAAGGACAGGCGGGTTTACAGAACCCTGTGCTTGTCCAGGGAGCTTCAACGCGAATTTGACGTTCAGTTGACCATCGATCGTGCGTTATGTAGGGTATTGTTCCAAGTACCAGTCACCAGTCTTGCCTGGTCTTGACTCGAGTATTTTCAGAACACACACGTGCGAAGTGGCAAACTGACGGAAAACGTGGAAACAAAACGGAAAACAAAAGCAACGACTACTCGAATTCCTAGAGTCTGTATATCATGTCAAATCCGACTGATGAAAAGGTAGCTAATCCAGATGACATACATCATTGTGGCAATTCAGCTGTCGCATGTAGATCTTTATAGAGGAACAACCTCTGAAGTAGATAATGATTGATCTAGGGAGAACTGTTTGCTGACCTCCACGTACTTCCACCAGCTGACGGGGCGTGTCAACAGCCTGACCATTCCATGTTCCGCGGACACAGGGAGTGTACACAAGTGCATCATGCTCTCTGTGACATTAGATGATGGCAGATGGCTCGCCTATCGATGCAGCTAATGAGGGGCTTGATAGTGAGAACTATTCCAAATCCTAACCTTGTGAAAAGTTGAAAATTGAAATTCCTAATAGATCAAAttaatttaattatttattgttttcactactgctgctgctcctcctcctactactactactactactactactactatcagcAGGAGCTGCAGCAGCATCAGTGTTATCTTTTCCAATTTGTGTGATGAGACATATGTCTTTAAGCTATCTCGTTGTAGCTTGTCTCTTGGAGATGGGGTAGGGCAGTGATGAGAGTCAGCGAATTATGATAtgttctggtgttccccactgtgatattgctgtaacaatGCATTAAGTTGTGTAAAACGTCACTCTCTGACTCACTGTTCAACAGGacactaagcaatattacagGTGCAGGTCTGAaccggacaatccagtaatGTTGTTGAGGGCCAATATTTTTGCCATGATTCCCTTAGGTAAATCTAAACTGAATGAAGACCTATAATTGGCAATGAATTATGAATGCTTTGTTTCTTTTGCAGGGTGTACCATGATCTAAACAGTGGCACTTGTGATAATGACACGAGCAATTGACTCCAATGATGACTGCTGTTGTAAGGACAAGtgtgaggaggaggaggacgtTCCCGCGCCCTCTCGAGGCAATGGCCCTCCCGATGGAGGCTGGGGATGGATGGTTGTCCTTGCCTCTCTGCTGTGCAACATCATCGTTGACGGCATCTGCTTCACCATCGCCACCTTTGAACAGCAGTTGATGAGTCAGTTTGACTGCAACCATGCACAGGCAGCTCTCATCCCCTCCTTGTTGGCAGGGTGCTACCTCACTGTGGGTGAGTAGGAATCCCTTTGCACAAGCGGTCACAATTCTTGTCATGATCTATGCAATACTTGATACACGTGTTCAGGTCCAGTCATGTGGAAATGTTAGAAATATATCAGAGGAGGTTCTGTAGGAATGTATGGTCAAGGATGCATGTTCATAGTGGCTGTTTCATAGGCGAATCCCCTCCTTTGTCCTGAAGGTTTATGAAACGACTGTTGAAACTCTCgcgaaaatgaagtgtgcaccccgCCCCCTCAGAGAATCATAGCAACTGTAAGTTCAAAGTTAAAGAGTAGAGTATTATCCTCCACATATTATGAACCCATTTCAATCCACACAGGTCCACTGGTTAGTGCCCTGGCCTCAAAATATGGTTGTCGGAAGGTGACCATCCTCGGCAGCCTCATCGCAACGTCAGCCTTCCTGCTCAGCACCCAAGCCAGCAGTATTCAGATGATGGTCGTAACACTCGGAATCATGGGAGGTAGGTTGGTTGTCTGGGTAGGTTCCAAATGGAGGATTCAGAATATTTTAAGATGTCTCCACCATGGTATTTCCCTTTCAGAACATATTGAATGAAATCAATAATTTGAAGCAGAGCTCGACAGTTTGCATTGCATGTCTTTGTTTGAAATAACACATGAAGAATTTTCTTATTAATATATGTTTGATTTGCAAATTTTGCTCAGTCTCGTCTTTGATGGAAGATAAAGTTTTGTGGTTTCTAATCAGCTCCATCAGAGGCTATTCAAGATGACGGGGAATTTTATCATGTGATGGATAGCATTATCAATATGATGCATCAGTGCAATATATTTGCAATATATTATCAAGTTGGAACAACTTGCAGTAAAATGTTTCTATCGGGCCAAAGTCTATGCttaaaaaacatttcattcagttcCCCAAAACTTTAGATCATGTTTCCATTTGTGTTTATGTAAACCAACATGAAATTAACAGGACACTTCCTTCATGTCAGTGTATGACTTCCTaagctaaataaataaatctatgtgtgtttcatttcaattttttaAGATTGAAAGTTTCAATATTGTCTTTGTCTGTTTCCACATTTGTTAATATCATATACGTGTATTACAAGCAAGATGTCTTAATACACAAAATCACTTCTAACATATGACATCTGTGTCATACACGCAGAGAATAATATACCATTTTAAAAAAGTAGCAGATATTGAATTTAAaagattgataaaatacaaatgatgaagcccAGGAGGAAACAAATAATGAGGAGAAATTaggggaaaatgtgacaatttattccattcctttggaaatgtttcatctctatactttttctcatatgtattgacattggctagtggtatacCGACAAAATCTAACATCCCCTACGTTTTAAtggtatttatgtatatattcactTACAACCCATAAATCACTGTTTGTGTTGCAGGTATTGGGTTTGGCATGATTTACCTCCCAGCTATTGTGACCGTTGGCTTCTGGTTTGAGAAGAAGCGTGCATTTGCAACAGGTATAGCAGTGTGTGGATCTGGCGTTGGAACGTCCATCTTTGCACCGTTTGTCAACTACCTTGTTGAAGAGTATCGTTGGCAGGGTGGACTCACCATCCTGGCAGGAGTTATCTTAAACTGTGTCGTGTGTGGGGCACTATTCAGACCTCTCGACAAAACTCCTCAGAGAATTCCCCGCAGGATGGTTGAGATTCAGCGAGGATCGATCATGAAAGCCCTGATTGAGGAAAAGAAGCGACAGAGAACAATCTCCAATGGATCTTTGGATAACTGTATTATTACTAAAGACAACCGCCTCATCAAGATCGACCCCTCGTTCTTCGAGGCAAAGCGGAACAACTCGTTTATTGCTAGGTTTAAGGAGTCACTAGGTTTCAGCACGAAGAGTTTGGACAAGAGTAAGCAGAGCCTGGTTATTCCCAGTATTAAGATTGACCACCATGTGTCTAATGGCAACTGTGCTGGCTCCCAGCCTCTCAGCCCCATCTACAGACCCAGTGCCAAACACACGTCTCAGTCTTCCCTGTCCACAAGCAGCGACAGCGGCTGTAACATGACCCCGGAGTTCATCCTCACTGCCAAGAGCTGTGACATCATCCCAGGGGCAGTGCGGTCTTCACAAGACTTGGAATTAAATTCATGCACGCAGAGCATGAAATCTGTGAACTGTCCTGCGATGGGAGCAAGTGTGATAAGTATCCAGGTCGTCCCGACCCCACCAACCACACGGTCACGTCATCGAGCGTATAGGTCCTCCTCGTCACGCTCCATTGCATATGCGAGTTCAGGGAACATGCACCCTTCGAGTATTGTGTCGGGGAGCGTCATGAGCATACCCCAGTATAGTGTGCAGACTATCGATCAGTACGAGGAGAAGCAGTCCACCTTGAAGAAAATCTTCTATCTTCTCAAGGAGAtgtttgatttccatttgctgaAGAGTCCAATGTTTGCACTCCTAGTGTTTGCCAGTATTCTCAGCATGTTGGGTAAGTACTCGTTTTATCTCCTACTGTATATTCCGTCATGTTGTACCTCCTCTGTGGTGTAGTAGTTATAGTGTCAGCCTGGAGAGCAGAAGGTCACAGGTTCAATCCCTGGACGAGTCAGACCAAAATACCGAAAGATTCATCATAccaaaatatggtacttgttggtccctgcttGGAGcttggcattaatgggtacaacaaggactggttgtCTTGGAGTCAGTATGTGTCTGAGcagggtattcatgcttaaatgTGGCATGtttctcagtgagctagcactgtaAAACTAGCTATAGTCTGGGTTAGAACAAACTGTCACACATACCATTGCACGTCATCATGTGAGCAAAATTTACCCCCATTTCACCTCCCGATTCATGTTATTTCTCAGATGACTGGGAGGTGGGTTCAGGGTTGGCAATCCAGAGGTGGGTGCAGGGTTGCACACCCCCTCTTTTGTCCTGAGAGTTTGTTATATGACCTATGAAAATGAAGTTTGCCATCAAAGTAAATAATGCCCATCATGTGGTGTTCACATAGAGTATGTATTCACATAGAGTATGTATTCACATAGAGTATGTATTCACATAGAGTATGTATTCACATAGAGTATGTATTCACATAGAGTATGTATTCACATAGAGTATGTCCCTGTGAAGTGGAGTTCAGTGCTATATAAATAGCCAAGTATTATTATAAGTTTCTTTCTTTTCCAGCTTTCTTTATCCCGTTCTTCTTCCTGAAAGACAAGGCAGCGATGGAGTCAATCAGTAAGGCAGAGGGTGCGCTGATCTTGACAGTCATTGGCATCACCAACACCCTCGGACGCATCATCAGCGGTTGGGTCGCCGACCGGCCATGGGCAGATCCTCTCCATCTTAACAACATGGCACTTATCATCGCAGGGATCGCAACACTGATGGTACCGATGTGTCACTCGTATGTCTCACTGGCTATCTATGGCACCACCTTTGGGTTGTGTGTTGGTAAGTTCACATAGGAAGGTTTTAGTTTAGTTTGCAATTGTGTTTAGGATCTGTTGATAATTAATGGCTTGGGGGTGAAGATGATTTTAGGGTTTTTTTAGAGGGATGTCACTCATTTTGTACTCATGTACTTAGGAAGTCGGCAATTTTGTACAAACGTAAGCTTCAGAGATAAGGGGAGAGGGGAGTCATTAATTTTGTACATGATATGCAAGGTGGGTAGGGGGTAGGTAATTCTCATTGTACAGGCGTCTGCATTAAAATCACCATTACATAGAGGGGCCAAAATATGGAAAACACTGGTCCAAACTTTCACTTCGTAATATCTGTTTGATGGAAATGATGACAAAGGCATGTAACAAAACTTACAAAATCTGAGTTCCTGTTGTCAGTTGTTACAACCATAAAATTTCGCGACCTTCTGATCAAGTTTGGACACTAGTGACCAATGGTCAGCAGGCTGATAAAGCCATGTTGTCATCTGAGGGGATGATTCCATGCCATGCTTTACCCTGAGAAAACTGTCaatttgtcagttttgtttgtggTATTTTGCAGTTTTCCTTCACAGATTCTTACATTGCCAAATGTTTCTCCACAGCGGTCTTTGTTTCTCTGAGGTCCATCCTCCTCGTGGACCTCCTGGGCCTTGACCAGCTGTCCAAGTCGTTTGGGATCCTCATGCTGTTTCAAGGTGTGGCCTCCATGGCTGGCCCCCCTCTCGCAGGTGAGTCAAGAACGAACAATGatgtcttcaatttttcttTGTTGATTAATTCTGCAGTCAAGAAAAATATTTGGTCCCATTATTAAATCAGGGTATtgatttcatcatgtttttgtttgcatgATGAAGTTGGCAAAAGAAGGACACGTGTGTAAAAACCTCTCTCGCTATGTTTCAGTCATGTAATACACAGTGATCTGACCTCCCTGTGACCATGACATTTGACAATAACTGTGACCTTCTTCTCTGCAGGTACTCTGCTGGATTCGACGAAGAGCGTGAATGTCTGTTTCTATTTGGCTGGCTCACTTCTTGCTCTCTCTGGCTTTCTTGGAATCCCACTACGCCGCCTTAAAAATTGGGAGCTGAACAAACAGCCTGCTCGGTTGCCTGAGGAGATGCCAATCACCGAAACACTACGTTTGGAAGTGGAGAGTACAATATGAATGTTATGCTCAAACAATACTTCAAGGAAGCTTGTTTTGCATGTGTGTGAGTTTCCCGTAATGCTCTGGAAAAGTTTCCCATGGTGCATTGCGAAAATACTTGTGCTTGATGAAAGGAAATGCTTGCCCATAAGTCGGAGACTGAATCGAAGATGGGGATTATTTCGTTTTATCAAGTTCTGGTTGAGTAGTCATGTGCAGGGAGGATGGCCATATTGTTTTTGGAACCAAGTCGGTCTTGGAGAACCTATTTGGTAAGGAC
The window above is part of the Haliotis asinina isolate JCU_RB_2024 chromosome 1, JCU_Hal_asi_v2, whole genome shotgun sequence genome. Proteins encoded here:
- the LOC137289724 gene encoding monocarboxylate transporter 5-like → MTRAIDSNDDCCCKDKCEEEEDVPAPSRGNGPPDGGWGWMVVLASLLCNIIVDGICFTIATFEQQLMSQFDCNHAQAALIPSLLAGCYLTVGPLVSALASKYGCRKVTILGSLIATSAFLLSTQASSIQMMVVTLGIMGGIGFGMIYLPAIVTVGFWFEKKRAFATGIAVCGSGVGTSIFAPFVNYLVEEYRWQGGLTILAGVILNCVVCGALFRPLDKTPQRIPRRMVEIQRGSIMKALIEEKKRQRTISNGSLDNCIITKDNRLIKIDPSFFEAKRNNSFIARFKESLGFSTKSLDKSKQSLVIPSIKIDHHVSNGNCAGSQPLSPIYRPSAKHTSQSSLSTSSDSGCNMTPEFILTAKSCDIIPGAVRSSQDLELNSCTQSMKSVNCPAMGASVISIQVVPTPPTTRSRHRAYRSSSSRSIAYASSGNMHPSSIVSGSVMSIPQYSVQTIDQYEEKQSTLKKIFYLLKEMFDFHLLKSPMFALLVFASILSMLAFFIPFFFLKDKAAMESISKAEGALILTVIGITNTLGRIISGWVADRPWADPLHLNNMALIIAGIATLMVPMCHSYVSLAIYGTTFGLCVAVFVSLRSILLVDLLGLDQLSKSFGILMLFQGVASMAGPPLAGTLLDSTKSVNVCFYLAGSLLALSGFLGIPLRRLKNWELNKQPARLPEEMPITETLRLEVESTI